One region of Fibrobacter sp. UWB15 genomic DNA includes:
- a CDS encoding TIGR02147 family protein gives MKSVIEYEDYRSFMNDYYQWKKRTSAFSWRDFTKKGGFTSPNYMKIVCEGKSGLSKNGIEHAADAMDLVGAEREYFRQLVKFGQAKNDADKKAAYTEMKEIASAHKVRVLEGESVSFYESWKYPVLRELAPMMPGAKPLEVAKACGGAFSAEEVRDALAFLTRAKFLKKTADDVYEQVDRSLQMSVAAMPVLVREMHKEMADFAREAVEKYPIDERNFTGITMGIDDDDYAEILKELDACRKRIISIATAKKGGNRVYRLNMQMFPLTEKIQNNETSLKNKEHNHE, from the coding sequence ATGAAGTCTGTAATTGAATATGAAGATTACCGTTCCTTTATGAACGATTACTACCAGTGGAAAAAGCGGACGTCTGCTTTCTCCTGGCGTGATTTTACAAAGAAGGGAGGGTTTACTTCACCCAATTATATGAAGATTGTGTGTGAAGGCAAGAGCGGCTTGTCGAAGAATGGAATTGAACATGCCGCTGACGCGATGGATCTTGTGGGTGCTGAAAGAGAATATTTTAGACAACTTGTGAAATTTGGACAGGCAAAGAATGATGCAGACAAGAAGGCTGCCTATACAGAAATGAAGGAAATTGCCAGTGCTCACAAGGTCCGTGTTTTAGAAGGGGAATCAGTCTCTTTTTACGAATCGTGGAAATATCCTGTGCTGCGCGAACTTGCTCCCATGATGCCCGGAGCGAAGCCTCTGGAAGTGGCCAAGGCGTGTGGAGGGGCTTTCTCGGCCGAGGAGGTCCGCGATGCGTTGGCATTCTTGACCCGAGCGAAGTTCTTGAAGAAGACTGCGGATGATGTGTACGAGCAAGTGGATAGGTCTCTCCAGATGTCCGTTGCCGCCATGCCGGTGCTCGTTCGTGAAATGCATAAGGAAATGGCTGATTTCGCAAGAGAGGCTGTTGAAAAGTACCCCATAGATGAACGGAATTTTACCGGCATCACCATGGGAATAGACGATGACGACTATGCCGAAATTTTAAAGGAACTGGACGCTTGTCGTAAAAGAATCATATCCATTGCGACAGCCAAAAAGGGCGGAAACAGAGTGTACCGGTTGAATATGCAGATGTTTCCGCTTACAGAAAAAATTCAGAACAATGAAACCTCACTTAAAAATAAGGAGCATAACCATGAATAA
- a CDS encoding GtrA family protein, whose amino-acid sequence MSAICMVLAQLARYILVGGFAFVIDFGLFSLCLYCLGWQYLLANLIGLVAGLCLNYALSISWVFRNSKRRLEKRKLAEFAVFALVGLMGVGLNELLMLLMVGFLSLQELYSKMMAAVVVLMWNFCARKLILFNE is encoded by the coding sequence ATGTCTGCAATTTGTATGGTGCTAGCTCAACTAGCACGTTATATACTAGTGGGCGGATTTGCCTTTGTAATTGATTTTGGCTTGTTTTCTCTTTGCCTTTACTGTCTTGGATGGCAATATTTGCTTGCAAATCTTATAGGGTTGGTTGCTGGGCTGTGCTTGAATTATGCATTGAGCATAAGTTGGGTTTTCCGTAATAGTAAACGTCGACTAGAAAAGCGCAAATTGGCAGAATTTGCCGTGTTTGCTTTGGTTGGGTTAATGGGTGTGGGCCTTAATGAACTTTTGATGTTGTTGATGGTTGGCTTCTTAAGTTTGCAAGAATTGTATTCAAAAATGATGGCTGCTGTAGTTGTTTTGATGTGGAATTTTTGTGCTCGCAAGCTGATTTTGTTTAATGAATGA